The region TatgaaaaacagaatttaaaagttGTTTAGGTAGAATGGGTAGGACTTGGTGATTGTCTAAAATGAGAGAGAGTAAGTGAGAGAAGGGGATCATGGAATGTTTTTCATGATCATAATTTAAGCCACTGTCTGTAATGACTGTCTAAAGCTGAATTACCATTGggttaaaagaaatattttgttacttttttttaagcAAGGTgaggcataattttttaaaagttgtcatGAATAGCAAATTGACATAAAGATAGGAAAAATGTAATCATAATATGGCATTTCTCTGCATCAAAAAGTTACTAGGTTTCCTTGGGGATCAATATAGTAggcaaacatatttgaaaatttcaGAGGTGAAAAGGTGCAGAACCTACCTATTCGTAGAAGTATATGACAAATCTATGAATCCTTTCTGTAGAGAAGCAGTTATTTGGGATTAAATCTCAGAATTACATAGCTATGATGGCTAATAAATTTAACTATCAGGAGAGGTATAAAAAAGCAGAGGTCCAAAGGTAAGGTTATttacttgcctaaggtcacacataGAATAAATTGTGTTATATCACTACCTTTACTTGTTATGTTTGCCTTCTTTGAATTGTCCAACTCTTCGCCAGTTCCATGCTTGGTAATCCAATGTTCTACCATCTGTGTTTAGTAGAACTCAGAAATTGGAGGGTTTCTGGACCATAGTTGAATTGCTTTTGGGAGGAGTGGGTGttgggtgggggagaggtggagaaggtaGGAATGATTGGAGAAGCAACAgagcaaagagaaatgaaatgcaAAGGAGAGGGGATTCAAATGGGTTTCTTCCAAACAATTGAGTATGGTCAGTCTATAGAGCATCCATCATAAGCAGCTTTCTGAAACTTTTTATGCCTGGAGTTTTTAAACTAATTTAGTAAAGAATTGAAAAGGAGGATGCAGTTGACTCATTAATACAGAGTATATGACTCATTTGTACAGAATGAAAACATGTTTATGAATATCCACACTAAATGAAAGCTGGCCTCCAacttgattcacacaaaagtgaAAGGCTGTAAGTTAATGGTATATTAACTCTTCAAATGTATGCTAACAGAGTGTTGTAGAAAGGATACATGACTGGGTTTGATCCTGGCTCTTCCACTAACTCtatgtgtgaccttaggcaggtAAATAACCTTACCTTTGGACCTCTGCTTTTTTATACCTCTCCTAAAAGAGAATGGGCAGGATGTAGTGTAGTAGACTATAACTCTTAAGATCTTTTACTTCTGTAAGTTGATTCGATTGTTTTTAGTTATGGATCTTAAAGTATTTCCATATGAAAAATTTTTTAAGGCTTGTGATTtacaaaattttcttaaaattttagggAAGACATATAAGGAATTTGCATAAGACAGCTGTGCAAAATGGAGCTGGAGGAGCCTTATTTGTGGTAAGTAATTAACTTAGATTTCTTCAGAATGAAAAGACTTGAAAATTTAGGTAACTTTGTTATAATAATCCAAATATCTTAAATAGCCATGTCTTTAGTATATCCTGGCCATTGTGGGAATTTAAATATAGATAATTGAATTCactacttttaaaaagatatatgtggTTCCAGCTGAACTTCTCAAGTTTAAATTGGTACCAGAGCAAATCTAAGAATAAGAATTTAGATTATTATTCGGTGAAATTACTATGAATGAGCTTTAACCCAGTTTCacactttgaatttttaaaactcagtcATTTTGGTTCACTGAAGATTCTGAGGCTGCAACTTGGGGATTCCCAAAATGGCACTAGTTTGAAACTTACAGATTTTAGTAATAGAATGAATATGTTGGTAGTTGGCCTTTGTATTTTTGGTTCCCAGGGTTAACTACAGGTAAAGGTCAATGAACTCCCTAGCTTAGTTGCACAATTCAGAAAATATAAGATAATATATCCCTCTTCTCTGGCAAAGGTACAGTGTTCAGGAATTAATCTGGTGGTGTTTAAAGGCAATTTACTGGACTAGTATGATTTAGAGTTAGTGGTATAGTCTTGTAAACTGAGTTATTCCAAAGCTGAATCTTAATGTTAGTTGGCATACTATCGATAAGTAGAtttctgctttatattttatCATCTTTGTCTAAAGATATATCAAATATGCCATGTGTTTGAGATCATTGTCcaaagttttaattttcttttttcttgtgtgTCTTTGAAAAAGAACTGAGAGTTAACATATTACGAGATTCAGTTCTGTGTTCACCTTACGTACAAAACATTAATCATTGTAAGTGTTAATCTTAGTGTGACTCATTTGATTTCCTGTTGACATGCCATTTCTTGTCAGTTTTTAAAGAGGGCTTgcttttttatgaagaaaaaaataaagcttcttGCTGTTGGCTAGTTTCTATTACAGAAAACTAGCTGTTGGCTAGTTTCTGTTACGTGGAGAAGGCTTTTGTACCTTCCCTAAAGTAAGTGAATCCCTTTGACAATTTGATACACTCTCTTTGGAAAAATACACGTATGTTCACACTGAAAATTCTGTCTTCATAAGGCTTCCAATAATTAGTAATGTTTTGGTAATTACATTTGAAGATCCTATCCTCTAATCAAGTTGGATAACCCTTTGTTTTTTGGTCCTAAAGCTACTTCTCTTAAACCATTAAATGGTAGTTTCTAAAACTGTCTGAAATTTTGAATTCTGCTAACATTACTTGGGTAATCATACTTATCACATGTGTATTTACTAATTAGTTTAGCCATTCTTTTTGATGCAAGGATAGATTGATTTGTATTGTGTTGAAAATAAAGTGAAGAGATTAAATGAGCAACAGTAATGTGCAAAATTATTCACACTTTTGAGGAATTTTgatcattttggaaaatattttttccctttgtgtaGCACAGAGATACTCCTGAGAATAACCCAGATACTCCATTTGATTTCACACCAGAAAACTATAAGGTATGATAAATTAATGTTATAATTAATGGTACAAAATATTTAGTATCTTCCAGAAGTATAAAAACGGGTGCTTTTCCTTTGATACAGAGGATAGAGGCAATTGTAAAAAACTATCCAGAAGGGCATAAAGCAGCAGCTGTGCTTCCAGTCTTAGACTTGGCCCAAAGACAGAACGGATGGCTGCCTATCTCTGCTATGAACAAGGTACTGAATTCATTTTTGCCTTAGTTCAAAAAAAGGAGATTGTATATGAAATTTCTTGTATAGAAGTTCCTCTGACAGCCATTAATGTCAAAATATAAGAGTTTGAATTCCTTTAATTATGTTTTCTCAAATTATGTATGTTTTTGTTGGTTCCCTTAGTAAAACAGAAAAAGTAGAGTTTTTTACCcttgtaagaaataataaaagcattataatgaggttttcttttttcccccttctttttggTCATACTACAGATAAAAGATCCCAAATGTGTATAATTTGCTGTCAAGATATTCTGAAAATCAATGTACTATTTAAACAccagaattaaagaaaaaggatCTGCTTATAGCTAATGGTgaatctttataatatttttatctttggtAACAGGCTTTAACAAAAACCTATACAATATATGATATATGACACTTGATTGTGGCACCTTGGAATCAGCAACCCATAACAGAAATGTTATGAGTGACCCATTTAAATGAAGTTAGTCTATTCATACATATTCAAGATTTCAGGTTTCTTTTACTAATTGTATTTTCAGTACTAATCCAAATATCAAGTTTATTCCTATTCTATTAATATAACTGCATTTGTGTGGTATTATGTTAAAGTGTATAGTTTACAAAGTGCTATACAAAACCATATACGGTATTTGATTCTTACGAGAATCACAAAACTAATAAGTGTGAtgtaatggaaaatatatttgacTTTGAGTTAAGTCATTTTTCTTTGGACATCCTTCCTCAACTGCAATGAAGATTTTGAACTAAGTAGATATTTTCTAAGTGTTGTTATGATTTCTAAATGATAAGAGCTGGGAACTACTTCTAATTCTTTACATTTTCTAATTGACTTACAGGGATTCTGCTctactttatttctcttttcactttttaaattttatttggtcTGTTACCATTGTCATCTTTCTTGGAGAGTAGGAATGTCCTCAATTTATTTAATGGAATCCCAAGTGCAgattttttatttagttcatttatCTCTTACTTGCTTTGTATAGTACCCTAACACTGTTGTGGACCCTTAGTATTTTTTTGACTATGAAAAAATGTTATAAAGCAAGTTTGGTTGGTACCATAGTTAGTAAACATAGCCagatgtgtgtttgtttgtttttttctttaattaatcaCATATTTCTTTGGTGGTTTCTAAATAACTTATATTGGTTTCTATATTATAATAGCCaactttataaataattattgaggTATGTTTTTAAATCATAGATACTTTTtagcaaaaatgtatttttttaaataatgacaagCTTGTTGAAAGTCTTGCAGCATGGCAAATTTAGtagagcaaaataaaataaatgagaaattaatGTGAGAACATTTCAGAAATACTGTCCTATTTCGAATTGGATGTGTATGTGTAAAAGCAGAAAATAGCATATAAAGaataacagtgatggtgaacctatgacacgtgtgtcagaggtgacacgcgaactcatttttttggttgatttttctttgttaaatggaatttaaatatataaaataaatatcaaaaatataaatctttgttttactgtggttgcaaatatcaaaaaatttctatatttgacacggcactagagttaagttagggtttttcaaaatactgacacaccaagctcaaaaggttcaccatcattggAATAGGATCAAGATTCTTTCCACTTTACATCTGAGACTTTAAATATTACTGTTTCTCTCTGACCCCAAAGAAAAGCCCAGCcttacaacaataacaaaatcccAAAACTCACACATTATTTCCTTAACCATCACTTCACTGTGGTGcacagcagcagccccagggaaGTTTTTTCAAAGTAGACGCCAGGGCCTTACTCCCAGTGATAGGGCTCCAGTACATATATTTTCAGGCTTCAGCATGTGTATTTTGAGAGAGCTCCCCAGATTTAGAGGTACATGCCTGGTTTAGTATTACCAAATTAATCTTTTCACAGGTGAGCTGTGTTTAGATGTCTTCTGAGAACACATCAGAAATGCAATTTAATGAGCTCTTCTTTCATGTCAAAACAAGAATATATACGTAATTTTTAAGAATATCAGATATCAAATCTTAAGACCTGATCAGGTAATATTAAATCACCCAGAAAGTTGTAGCCAGGATTATAGTCATGATAGACTGTGTGTGGACCAGCCCTAGCAAATAGCTAAAAAAAACCTGTTTTCTCTAACAGACTTGCCCTGACCAAGAGAGTTGTGCTCAAATATTGAGTCCCTTggtcctgaacaccccccacccccacaccccttcacTCTCCACCTTTCACCTCCCCACTGCCTCCCCAATATATCAGAACAAGTATTTTCTGTAAATTCATTGATGTGTACGGTTGGGAAGTACTAGTCCAGAAGATCTATTGGAAATAATAAGGTTTGATTGTtctgaaggggtgtgtgtgtgtgtgtgagtgtgtaccaATACGGGCTAGTAGGTAAGCTTTGATTCTCAACTTTTTCTGTCCCCATACCATTTGCACACACTATACTTCACCAGTTACATCAAGGCCTTTTTGAAAAATTGGTGAAAggttgaaaatataatttaacttatTAGGGTTTGGTCACCAAATTTTTgctatttagaaattttaaattgtaaaatatcGAGTTAAATGACCAAAGTAGAAATTCTTAATGAGAGACTTAAAAGTTTAGAGAAAAAGACACTTTTGCAGAGATAAGGGCTGGGGTAACCATTAATTAGCCTCTGGGCTTTGTAGTGTAAGTGTAAGATATCTGTAAAAATTAAAGGATTTATACTTTGCAAATAAGAAATACAGGTATATTTTCTGCTTTTGAAGAACTTTTCTGTTTTTACCAAATTGAAGCAGTAACAAAATATGCTTTTAACCAAGCTCAATTATTAAACCttataattatgttttttttaaatttcctactATTTTTAGGTTGCAGAAGTTTTACAAGTACCTCCCATGAGAGTATATGAAGTAGCAACTTTTTATACAATGTATAATCGAAAGCCAGTTGGAAAGTATCACATTCAGATCTGCACTACTACACCTTGCATGCTTCGAAACTCTGACAGCATACTGGAGGCCATTCAGAAAAAGCTTGGTATGGGACACATTATACGTATAacttttatgaaaattataattgTCTTTCTGGAGTTGATCAATTTCTACCTAACTTCCAACTTTTGTCATCTTATTGGATCTCTACTTCATGAGTAAATTTTGTCTTACTGTTTGTCtacatttatttcttactttGTACTCCTAGTTCTCAGCCTCATAGTTGAATTTTCATCTTATCTTTTTCTAGTCATTAAGTATGTTGGAAAAGCTAggaattttaaagttttcattattTACAAATTAAGTTTCATTGTGTAATAATAGCATGTGGTATGTAAAAAGTGACTATCTTATCCTTAGGtcctttcaaattagcctttggACAAATAAAATAGTAAGAATGTGTCAGGAAGAGAAATTTGAAATGGGGTTTTATTATAGTAGCATTTACAAAATTGAAAGGGCATTTTTCCACACAAAACTGTCATTACTGCACATATAACTTTACATAAGTAAAGTAAAAggaggtttttggtttttttaaaaatttttgttactGAATATAAAGTACTTGGATGTGGTAAAATTTGAGCAGTATTGAAGTATATATAACAGAAATCTGAAATCTGTTCATAATCCTACCCTCCACCTTCAAGATACAAATTCTGATAATAGTTGAATAATtagttttaggttttatattgttttcattattaaatacataaatgtaaTGTGTCTGTGtgctttttgtactttttttgaCTACAGCATAATAAGTATGTCTGCCtcatatttctattatttcttaaGTTATTTTGCGGTTACTTTTATGTATATTCCTCTTTGCATACCTGCTGTATACTGAGATTATTTTCAGGAAGTAGAATTGCTGTGTCAGGTTTTGACAAAATGCCTTCTCTAAAGATATTAGAGTAATTGTTTTCctctcattctatttttaaatttattttttttatccttatccgaggatatttttctattgatttttagagagatggaagagagagggaaagacagagagaaatatcgatgtgagagaaacacattgattggttgcctcctgcaagcgctCAACCAGGGCTTGGGCTgaggaggagcttgcaaccaaggtacatgcccttgaccagaatcaaacctgggacccttcagtccacaggccaacgctctatccactgaaccaaaccagctagggcatcacaTTCTTAATGATGTTtgatattagcagttttctgagTCTTTGCTAGTCTTACAATATGATTTTAGTAGGTTAATTATCactgttaaaatgaaaattgtaCTGTTGGTTTTACTGCTATTTGACAACAAACACTGGAGATAAGTCACCTGAAATTTGATTGTTCTTAAAGGAACGAGTTCACATAAAAAATTTGAGTTTTCTAGTACAATTGTGCAGGCTTGTTTTGTTTAAGAAATTTAGtgctcttaaatattttttgtatatctCCGTAACATGTcgttggttttcttttctttttttcttaaatcatattgctattaaaatataacctgggggggggggggcaggggcgagCTGAAGGGGGTCAGTGgcggaaaaaaggggacatatgtaatactttcaacaataaagaattatttataagtttaaaaaaactggaaaaaatataacCTGGTCCTTACAatgatcatttatatttttaggaaTAAAGGTTGGAGAGACTACACCTGACAAACTTTTCACTCTTATAGAGGTGGAATGTTTAGGGGCCTGTGTAAATGCACCAATGGTTCAAATAAATGACAACTACTATGTGAGTATTTCACTTAATATGAATTAAAACTGTATGATGTCATGTTTAAAATACTTGTTTTCCCGTCCTATGAATGTTGGTTTCTAAATTATGCATTTAGAAGAAACTTGGCATAAATATCcaaggtttgttttgtttgtttctttcttggcTTCCTACTCATAAAAATGTCATAGGAATGGAAAACCtttcataaaaatgtcaattttagCTTCCACGTTATTGCCCAtcagatagtttttaaaaatttatctttaaatatttttgcatttaagTCTTGGAggtaatgatatatttttaaaacttttaaattatgaaaaatttaatttACATACAAATACAGAAAATAGCTATCAAGATTTAACAGATAATAATACTTTCCACActtaaggaaattatttttatccttattATTATTTGTAGGATTATCCTACAGATGCAAGTAAACCATTCTCATTACCACCAAAAATCCTATTCCTTTCCATTCATTCCCAGAGGTAACCACTATCATAAATTCAGTGTATATTCTTCTTGtacatgtttttaaacttttaaaatatgtgtataagtTACACTAATAATGTAATACTATATTGCTTTTTCTAACAATTTTATAGAGGTAGTATCATGCCTGTCTTTTAGTACTGTTTTAGCCAGGTCTCACAAGTTTTGATaagtaatattttcttcatttagttctaaatatttttaaatttgcagttttttcttaaacatgtttttaatatcCAAGTGGGTGGAGTatagttatctttttttaattgcctGCTACCCTAATTGTATCACGGTTTTCATTTATAATATCTTGTTAGCTCATACTTCTTAGAAATTTGCTCATGGAACTTCTTAGAGGCCTGTATTAAAGGTGGATTCTTCAAGAAGAGATTTGCTTTGCTACTCTCTTGCTCCTGGAAATGCTACGTCCCAAAAGAGAGACCCTCTCTTTAAACCCTTCCCTCAGCCTTCAATGTGTAAGATTCTAAGCTAGCAGACTTTTTAGGGACAGTTTAATTTCTGTTTACACTTATATTGAGGATATAGCTTTTTGGGGTCTTAACTTCATGTGATTTGGATATTTCTTGTGACCTGGGGCTTTGTCCCTTGCCCCTccagaccagtgattttcaacctttttcatctcatagcacataaactaattactaaaattctgcagcataccaaaaaatatatatttttgccaatctgacaaaaaaaaaaaaccccaaaggatataattgattcattcacaccagacagctattattgtattggctgttgtcatttttttttttatttgacaacctaagggaaaagagttcagtgcccctgactaaggagtcaggtattgcatattttaaaaaattcctgtggcacaccagttgaaaattgctgctctagacTGAAATCCTGAAGCCAAATTTGCATGGTGTTCTACCTCTCTCTACCTGAATTTTGAG is a window of Myotis daubentonii chromosome 8, mMyoDau2.1, whole genome shotgun sequence DNA encoding:
- the NDUFV2 gene encoding NADH dehydrogenase [ubiquinone] flavoprotein 2, mitochondrial; this encodes MFFAAAFRARAAGLTAQWGRHIRNLHKTAVQNGAGGALFVHRDTPENNPDTPFDFTPENYKRIEAIVKNYPEGHKAAAVLPVLDLAQRQNGWLPISAMNKVAEVLQVPPMRVYEVATFYTMYNRKPVGKYHIQICTTTPCMLRNSDSILEAIQKKLGIKVGETTPDKLFTLIEVECLGACVNAPMVQINDNYYEDLTPKDIEEIIDELKAGKMPKPGPRSGRFSCEPAGGLTSLTEPPKGPGFGVQAGL